The proteins below come from a single Mucilaginibacter mali genomic window:
- a CDS encoding site-specific integrase: MSTANNTFGASFYLKKQKINQAGKSPIYARITVNGKRIEISVKRSIEESNWNPVKGMAKGSREEITKLNKYLDQFKAGIVEGYQQLLLQKKFITAELLKEKVTGADQAEFTLCKLMEYHNAEQANVLEPGTMKNYYTTQKYIKEFIKERFKTSDKYLSELSYKFITDFQYYLLNRTPEKGQKPLNNNGLMKHIERFCKMINLAVRLEWIDRNPFQAYQLKFDKVEREFLTKDELARIENKHFNIVRLQVVQDLFIFSCYTGLAYIDVFNLTPANLIEKSENDIWIVTNRQKTNEPVKVPLLPKALAIVEKYKGHPQALAEGKVLPTLSNQKLNSYLKEIADTCDIVKPLTFHIARHTFATTVTLTNGVPIETVSKLLGHSKLTTTQIYAKVIESKLGDDMARLKVKLKNFN; this comes from the coding sequence ATGAGTACTGCAAACAACACCTTCGGCGCCAGCTTTTACCTTAAAAAGCAAAAGATTAACCAAGCGGGCAAATCACCAATTTATGCCCGTATTACCGTAAACGGTAAACGTATTGAAATTTCCGTTAAACGTTCCATCGAGGAAAGTAACTGGAACCCTGTTAAGGGAATGGCAAAAGGTAGCCGCGAAGAAATTACTAAACTCAATAAATACCTTGACCAATTTAAGGCGGGTATTGTAGAGGGTTACCAACAGCTTTTGTTACAAAAGAAATTTATTACCGCAGAACTTTTAAAGGAGAAAGTTACCGGGGCAGATCAGGCTGAATTTACGCTTTGTAAACTGATGGAGTATCACAATGCGGAGCAGGCTAACGTATTGGAGCCAGGCACGATGAAGAATTACTATACTACCCAAAAGTATATTAAGGAGTTTATCAAAGAGCGATTTAAGACAAGCGACAAATACCTGTCCGAGCTAAGCTATAAATTTATTACCGACTTCCAGTATTACCTGCTTAACAGAACGCCGGAGAAAGGCCAAAAGCCGCTAAACAACAACGGCCTGATGAAACATATCGAAAGGTTTTGTAAAATGATAAATCTTGCGGTTAGACTGGAATGGATTGACCGCAATCCCTTTCAGGCTTATCAACTGAAATTTGATAAGGTTGAACGTGAGTTTTTGACCAAAGATGAATTGGCAAGGATAGAAAACAAGCATTTCAACATCGTGCGGTTACAGGTTGTGCAAGACCTTTTTATTTTTAGTTGCTATACAGGACTGGCTTATATTGATGTATTTAATTTAACCCCTGCCAACCTGATAGAAAAATCCGAAAATGATATTTGGATAGTAACCAACAGGCAAAAGACCAATGAGCCTGTTAAAGTTCCTTTGTTACCAAAGGCGTTAGCCATTGTAGAAAAATACAAAGGCCATCCGCAAGCATTGGCCGAAGGTAAAGTGCTCCCAACGTTAAGCAATCAAAAGCTGAACAGCTATCTAAAGGAAATAGCGGACACATGCGACATAGTTAAACCGTTAACCTTTCATATTGCCCGGCATACTTTTGCCACAACGGTTACGCTAACCAACGGTGTACCGATAGAAACCGTAAGCAAGTTGTTAGGGCATAGCAAGCTAACCACTACGCAAATTTACGCAAAGGTCATTGAAAGTAAATTAGGTGACGATATGGCGCGACTCAAAGTAAAGTTAAAAAACTTTAACTAA
- a CDS encoding beta-propeller fold lactonase family protein — translation MNRILHVIIILLCLFLLPHGTQAQQTVPNGTTTQPIKMPGSACVYWWDADKPETGIQPYGIGNTVPAFVANNPGTTPITVTVSVRLPTGGADNTPVALIVSQLSGKVWARGLDANNYAYGAVSTQSEPYGIAITPDRSYVYITNRTKNTVSLIKYTVTNAVPPIDISHVLDIDVGTSPEGLVASPDGSKVYVVNSGDATISVISVADNVEVKKFPIGGALHPTGIAISPDGATLYVSNNGSGTVTVINAADGQIKNNIIVGLGPQGIAISPDGKFVYVACQLANTISIINTASLAATPVSVPVGLKPFGVAVSPGSETVYVSNQGDNTVTAITTSNYQKKTFSVGTSPRGIAVTPNGTFVYINNFDSNDVSKIEVATGQVTKFDQDGGPFSFGNFISGPSGCAIPPQPYTITITPTPPGITPSGSPAALSTGEGVASASTSFSVSGLSLPQGILVTAPNGFEVSLDNENFAPTVTVGSAGNITSTPVYIRLKAADTQGTYPGTITFSSGSATATFAMTTGTIRPPEPTIITGKVNGSIFTCAGTPSASPNMLQTTVSAVNLNGVLGATASTGFEISLSQDKGFASHLDISYDANVPNTTIYVRSSTEIQQGTTNGIITYTAGPLSKKVAISAIAYFIPVAYPPTPLTQDVINLKQTVPIHFSGTGNTFNWVCDNPNINLPTSGVGDIPSFQAVNYGTEDVVAKITAWPVSAPLSYVANLGSNAVSVISINTNELIATIRVPAAPKYILISPDATRLYVSCYAADSVSVIDASLNKEIARIKVGSQPQGMSLNADGSVLSVFCSGGAGSVALIDTKTNNLINIVSAGRYPPGTVFSPDGKKAYAYNYGMAPNNFDVFDTETNKRIAPIPGHTSPQGLVLSPDGNTIYVTDATDLYPQPGWKHLLYVIDANTYEIKQTLNVGEYPQGIAITHDGKKLYVTSGLQNRVSVINTETFETEVDVEVGNLPVSIATTDGTGCEGVPVTCTIIVKPTPPTITAKGTPTGHNTIQGNPSDQDVFTVSGIKMQEGILVTPPNGFEVSLDGKTFAPTVTIPLTRTDGVITETTVYIRIAGVTKAGTYSGDITMSSKNAENEPVTMPPVIVYEPTSTILASIAAGSINTCEGAPSASPNITQFTASGFKLVGDISVIAPDGFEVSLNADSGYGPGFTLAQSGGNVANTIIYVRSAASAKGTILGKVILKTPGATDGRVDVKANVGITPAVNKVTDKAYTGGMTTDVFSFTGPVPYTYYSWANDNISIGLAKSGFGDIAAFTAVNKGNTPQLANITVTPITAPLAYVAMFDNKRLSIINTATGALVGAPINIGLSPTAVSASPDGKFVYVANQGDNSMSIINTNTNQEVLPRITGLQAPTGIVVSADGSKIYVANNSANYVTVIDATSHAPTTLPVGINPDGIALSPDGKLLYVVNGSSAFLSAINTSDQSTIKIPISGSGPKGIVISPDGTRIYITNYNSKSVTVIDATSNTQILPAIAVENNPRGIAINNDGSKLYVANAGSKSVSVIDTKTKAVTHIDVGTNPQGVSISPDGSLVYVANSGSSNISVIYTATNSVTTINNVGGSPVSFGNFITGGAGCTGPEMKFTITVNPESAYMTTSGTLPYFNTVYGTPSTVGSFKATGISLNGAITVVPPLGIELSTDNIKYSPQLTLNADAKGAVAATDIYVRLSATAAAKTYTPDDILLKSPGAADVKMPLTAVTKVDPAPLTITAKDVKKAVGTTLTGGPGSVKFDHTALQNNETVGTVTITYGAGAESSAAIDTYKGSVKPDFATGGTFSPDNYKIDYIPGDIIVSNIINADLIKIPNTFTPNGDGINDTWKIDYLLNFPTCTVNIYDRTGRSIFHSIGYGMPWDGTFAGQALPFGTYYYVIDIDKGAKRLSGYVLLMR, via the coding sequence ATGAACAGAATTTTACATGTTATCATTATCCTGTTATGCTTATTCCTGTTGCCGCATGGTACGCAGGCGCAGCAGACCGTTCCTAACGGTACAACAACCCAGCCTATTAAAATGCCAGGCTCGGCGTGCGTTTACTGGTGGGATGCAGATAAGCCTGAAACGGGTATACAGCCTTATGGCATAGGCAATACCGTACCGGCCTTTGTAGCGAATAACCCGGGCACTACTCCAATTACTGTAACTGTTAGTGTAAGATTACCTACGGGCGGCGCAGATAACACGCCGGTTGCTCTTATCGTATCTCAGTTATCAGGCAAAGTATGGGCGCGTGGGCTTGATGCAAATAATTATGCATATGGAGCAGTTAGCACACAGTCAGAGCCTTATGGCATTGCCATTACTCCGGACCGCAGTTATGTATATATTACCAACAGAACAAAAAACACTGTATCATTAATTAAATACACTGTTACAAATGCAGTTCCGCCTATAGATATTAGTCATGTTTTAGATATCGACGTTGGCACCAGCCCTGAAGGTTTGGTAGCTAGTCCAGATGGAAGTAAGGTATATGTTGTAAACAGCGGCGATGCTACTATTAGTGTGATCAGCGTTGCCGACAATGTTGAAGTTAAAAAATTCCCGATCGGCGGCGCGCTACACCCAACAGGCATTGCCATTAGCCCTGATGGTGCTACCTTATATGTAAGCAACAACGGTTCGGGAACAGTAACGGTGATAAATGCCGCCGATGGTCAGATCAAAAATAATATTATTGTGGGGCTGGGCCCGCAGGGTATTGCTATTAGCCCGGATGGTAAGTTTGTGTATGTTGCCTGCCAACTGGCTAATACAATATCTATTATTAACACAGCCTCATTAGCTGCTACGCCAGTTAGTGTACCTGTTGGCCTTAAACCCTTTGGTGTTGCCGTATCGCCGGGTAGCGAAACCGTATATGTAAGTAACCAGGGAGATAATACGGTAACCGCTATTACTACATCCAATTACCAAAAAAAGACATTTAGTGTAGGTACATCTCCGCGCGGAATTGCGGTAACGCCTAATGGCACCTTTGTATACATAAATAATTTCGATTCGAACGATGTGTCAAAAATAGAGGTCGCCACGGGCCAGGTTACCAAATTCGACCAGGACGGGGGGCCTTTCTCGTTCGGTAATTTCATATCAGGCCCGTCAGGTTGCGCCATTCCACCGCAGCCTTATACTATTACCATCACTCCTACGCCGCCCGGTATCACCCCATCCGGTTCGCCGGCTGCGTTAAGCACGGGCGAAGGAGTGGCATCAGCTTCCACCAGTTTCAGTGTATCGGGCTTAAGTTTACCACAGGGCATTTTGGTTACAGCACCAAACGGTTTCGAGGTGAGCCTGGACAATGAAAATTTTGCCCCTACGGTAACGGTTGGTTCAGCAGGTAATATAACATCTACTCCTGTTTATATTCGTTTAAAGGCAGCGGATACGCAGGGTACTTATCCCGGCACCATCACATTTAGCAGCGGCAGCGCTACCGCTACCTTTGCCATGACGACCGGGACAATTCGTCCCCCCGAACCAACTATTATAACTGGCAAGGTAAACGGCAGTATATTCACTTGTGCGGGTACGCCATCTGCCAGCCCTAATATGTTACAAACCACCGTATCGGCGGTTAATTTAAATGGTGTGCTTGGCGCCACAGCATCAACGGGGTTTGAAATATCGCTTTCGCAAGACAAGGGCTTTGCCAGCCACCTCGATATCAGTTACGATGCCAATGTACCCAATACTACAATTTATGTCCGTTCATCAACCGAAATACAACAAGGTACAACTAATGGAATAATCACTTATACAGCGGGGCCTTTATCAAAAAAAGTAGCTATATCCGCCATCGCCTATTTTATACCTGTAGCTTATCCGCCAACGCCTTTAACACAGGACGTGATCAATCTTAAGCAAACCGTCCCGATCCATTTTTCGGGCACGGGTAATACTTTTAACTGGGTGTGCGATAACCCCAACATCAACCTGCCCACCAGCGGCGTTGGCGATATTCCATCGTTCCAGGCAGTAAATTATGGCACCGAAGATGTAGTAGCTAAAATTACGGCCTGGCCGGTATCTGCGCCGTTAAGCTATGTGGCCAACCTGGGGAGTAACGCCGTCTCGGTGATCAGTATCAACACTAACGAACTGATAGCTACCATACGCGTACCAGCCGCTCCTAAGTATATACTGATATCGCCCGACGCTACCCGTTTATATGTATCATGTTATGCGGCAGACAGTGTGAGTGTAATTGATGCCTCGCTAAACAAGGAAATTGCCCGTATAAAAGTTGGCAGCCAGCCACAGGGCATGTCGCTAAATGCCGATGGCAGTGTGCTTAGCGTGTTTTGTTCGGGCGGGGCTGGTTCGGTAGCACTTATCGATACAAAAACAAATAATCTGATCAATATTGTAAGCGCGGGCAGGTATCCGCCGGGCACCGTGTTTAGTCCCGATGGTAAAAAGGCATACGCCTATAATTATGGCATGGCCCCCAACAATTTCGATGTATTTGACACTGAAACCAATAAACGAATTGCCCCAATCCCCGGGCATACCAGTCCACAGGGCCTGGTGTTAAGCCCGGATGGTAATACCATATATGTAACAGACGCGACCGATCTGTATCCACAACCAGGCTGGAAACATTTGTTGTATGTAATTGATGCTAACACTTATGAAATTAAACAAACTTTAAATGTGGGCGAATATCCGCAGGGTATAGCGATTACGCACGATGGTAAAAAATTATATGTAACCTCCGGATTGCAAAACCGCGTATCTGTTATTAATACCGAAACTTTTGAAACAGAAGTGGATGTAGAGGTTGGCAATTTACCGGTATCTATAGCCACCACCGATGGCACCGGCTGCGAGGGCGTGCCTGTAACCTGTACCATTATTGTAAAACCCACTCCGCCCACTATTACCGCCAAGGGCACACCTACAGGTCATAACACCATACAGGGAAATCCATCAGATCAGGATGTTTTTACCGTATCGGGCATAAAAATGCAGGAAGGCATACTGGTTACACCACCCAACGGGTTTGAAGTAAGTTTAGATGGAAAAACATTTGCACCTACGGTAACCATTCCTTTAACAAGGACAGACGGTGTGATCACTGAGACTACCGTATATATCAGAATTGCAGGTGTTACAAAGGCAGGTACTTATTCGGGCGATATTACGATGAGTAGTAAAAATGCGGAAAACGAACCTGTTACCATGCCGCCGGTTATCGTTTACGAGCCTACATCCACCATACTTGCCAGTATAGCCGCCGGCAGTATTAATACCTGCGAGGGCGCACCATCCGCAAGCCCTAATATTACGCAGTTCACAGCTTCTGGGTTTAAGCTTGTTGGCGATATTTCGGTAATCGCTCCAGATGGGTTTGAAGTATCGTTAAATGCCGATAGCGGATATGGCCCAGGCTTTACATTGGCCCAGTCGGGCGGCAATGTCGCAAACACTATTATATATGTACGTTCGGCGGCATCGGCTAAAGGCACAATTTTAGGCAAGGTAATATTAAAAACACCGGGCGCTACCGATGGCCGGGTAGACGTAAAAGCAAATGTGGGTATTACTCCTGCTGTAAATAAAGTTACCGACAAGGCATACACCGGCGGCATGACCACCGATGTGTTTAGCTTTACGGGACCAGTACCCTACACCTACTATAGCTGGGCCAATGATAACATCAGCATAGGCCTGGCCAAAAGCGGCTTTGGCGATATCGCCGCGTTTACAGCTGTAAATAAAGGGAATACTCCACAACTGGCTAACATTACGGTTACGCCTATAACAGCACCACTTGCTTATGTGGCTATGTTTGATAACAAGCGCCTTTCCATCATCAATACAGCAACCGGTGCCCTGGTAGGCGCCCCCATAAATATCGGACTGTCCCCTACCGCGGTATCCGCCAGCCCCGATGGTAAGTTTGTATATGTAGCCAACCAGGGCGATAATAGCATGTCGATAATTAACACCAACACTAACCAGGAAGTGCTCCCAAGGATAACCGGTTTGCAAGCGCCAACGGGAATTGTAGTTAGCGCCGATGGTAGCAAGATATATGTGGCTAATAACTCTGCAAACTATGTAACAGTGATAGATGCTACATCCCATGCCCCTACAACGCTGCCGGTAGGTATCAATCCTGATGGCATAGCTTTAAGTCCGGACGGAAAACTTCTGTATGTTGTAAATGGCAGCAGCGCGTTTTTATCCGCTATCAATACGTCCGATCAATCGACCATTAAGATACCTATATCCGGTTCAGGCCCAAAAGGTATTGTAATTAGCCCCGACGGAACAAGAATTTATATCACTAATTACAACAGTAAATCGGTAACTGTAATAGACGCGACAAGTAATACACAAATATTACCGGCAATTGCCGTAGAAAATAACCCCAGAGGTATAGCGATCAACAACGATGGCAGCAAGTTATATGTGGCAAATGCCGGGTCGAAAAGTGTTTCAGTTATTGATACCAAAACAAAGGCAGTTACCCATATTGATGTTGGCACTAATCCGCAGGGGGTATCTATTAGTCCCGATGGTAGTTTGGTATATGTGGCTAATTCTGGTTCAAGCAATATTTCTGTTATCTATACTGCAACTAATTCGGTTACCACTATAAACAACGTCGGCGGTAGCCCGGTATCCTTCGGCAACTTTATCACCGGCGGCGCGGGGTGTACGGGGCCCGAAATGAAGTTTACTATAACAGTTAACCCCGAGTCGGCTTATATGACCACCAGCGGCACCTTGCCTTATTTTAACACTGTTTATGGTACACCATCTACCGTAGGCAGTTTCAAGGCTACCGGCATCAGTTTAAATGGCGCTATAACCGTTGTACCGCCTTTGGGTATCGAATTGAGTACCGATAATATTAAATACAGCCCGCAGCTTACCCTAAACGCCGACGCCAAAGGAGCAGTGGCCGCTACCGATATTTATGTAAGGTTAAGCGCCACGGCCGCTGCCAAAACCTACACCCCCGACGATATCCTGCTAAAAAGCCCGGGCGCTGCCGACGTGAAGATGCCGCTTACCGCTGTTACCAAGGTAGACCCGGCCCCCCTAACCATAACGGCAAAAGATGTAAAAAAAGCTGTAGGCACGACACTAACAGGCGGGCCGGGATCGGTCAAGTTCGATCATACCGCACTGCAAAATAATGAAACCGTGGGCACGGTAACCATTACGTATGGCGCCGGAGCTGAGAGCAGCGCCGCTATCGATACGTATAAAGGATCGGTAAAACCAGATTTTGCTACGGGTGGCACCTTCTCTCCCGACAATTATAAAATTGATTATATCCCCGGAGACATTATCGTCAGCAATATCATCAATGCCGACCTGATCAAAATACCCAATACCTTCACCCCCAACGGCGATGGCATAAACGACACCTGGAAAATCGACTACCTGCTCAACTTCCCTACCTGCACCGTAAATATATACGACCGCACCGGACGAAGTATTTTCCACTCCATCGGCTACGGCATGCCTTGGGATGGTACATTCGCGGGGCAGGCGCTGCCTTTCGGCACTTATTATTATGTGATTGATATTGATAAGGGGGCTAAGCGATTATCGGGGTACGTATTATTGATGAGGTGA
- a CDS encoding helix-turn-helix domain-containing protein: MSAEVITKEDLQIFRIQLLDDIKRMLSSSQPKEENSEWIKSKEARRILKASPGTLQNLRISGQLNPVKISGSWRYKLDEVNALFHKGK, translated from the coding sequence ATGAGTGCAGAAGTGATAACCAAAGAGGATTTACAGATTTTTCGTATCCAGCTACTGGATGACATCAAGCGGATGCTGTCTTCCAGTCAACCCAAAGAAGAAAACAGTGAATGGATTAAAAGTAAAGAGGCAAGGCGTATTCTAAAGGCCTCGCCGGGTACTTTACAAAACCTGCGAATTTCAGGTCAATTAAATCCGGTAAAAATTAGTGGTAGTTGGAGATACAAGCTGGATGAAGTAAATGCTTTGTTTCATAAAGGCAAATAG
- the traN gene encoding conjugative transposon protein TraN: protein MKKISAVMTGVFLMLFILKGLAQSVAPAKPVNSYPLAVTFNKTTNLVFPYAIKSVDRGSRDILVQKAIGVENILQVKAGKQGFTETNLTVVTADGSLYPYLVSYTDSPVNLNLLFSNPQVSPETVAVFDKDSPTDEIALRSKKVIARERTLKGASDHKYDIVLDMKGLFVHGGEMYFQLALQNNSAIDYDVQSLRFFIRDQKKSKRTASQEVEVMPDYRLGNADIISHLSEQTICIAVPKFTIPDKKYLAIELMEKNGGRHLSLYIRNKQLVRAGQLF, encoded by the coding sequence ATGAAAAAGATCAGTGCAGTAATGACAGGGGTATTTTTAATGCTCTTTATTTTAAAAGGGCTGGCGCAAAGCGTTGCCCCAGCTAAGCCCGTTAATTCATACCCATTGGCGGTAACCTTTAACAAGACCACAAACCTTGTATTCCCATATGCCATAAAAAGCGTGGACCGGGGCAGCAGGGATATACTGGTTCAAAAAGCGATTGGTGTTGAGAATATATTACAGGTAAAAGCTGGCAAGCAGGGCTTTACCGAAACTAACCTGACCGTGGTAACAGCGGATGGCAGCTTGTATCCTTACCTTGTTAGTTATACCGATTCACCGGTCAATTTAAACCTGTTGTTCAGTAATCCGCAGGTATCACCGGAGACCGTAGCTGTTTTTGACAAGGATTCACCAACCGATGAAATTGCGTTGAGATCGAAGAAGGTAATTGCCAGAGAACGGACTTTAAAAGGCGCATCCGACCATAAATATGATATAGTGCTGGACATGAAAGGGTTATTTGTCCACGGCGGGGAAATGTATTTTCAGCTTGCTCTTCAGAACAATTCCGCCATTGATTATGATGTGCAGTCATTGCGTTTTTTTATACGCGATCAGAAAAAATCAAAAAGGACGGCATCGCAGGAAGTGGAAGTGATGCCCGATTACAGGTTAGGCAATGCGGACATCATCAGCCATTTATCAGAACAGACCATCTGCATAGCTGTACCGAAATTTACCATACCCGATAAAAAGTACCTGGCAATAGAGCTAATGGAAAAAAATGGCGGCCGTCATCTTTCGCTATATATCAGGAACAAGCAACTGGTACGCGCCGGGCAGCTATTTTAA
- the traM gene encoding conjugative transposon protein TraM produces MATQSINHRQRKFLLVLPVLVLPFIALLFWAMGGGRQKEQATSRLAGLNMQLPAAKLKDDSADNKLSIYQQAEKDSLKFKQAQKDDPYYKADPAHGPDEQRDSLQRYDTGIANRPVSTAASPIFAGRSLNTAANNLRSNEQQINQKLELLNRQINQPAPADIGKTENGTNEAAPGQLRDNAAAINTAGSEDPQMAQLSNMLDKIQEIQNPGLVQRKLREQSEKNRGQVFAVSTFKKENTVSDFGGTESLFQFNSQSNGFYSFDNSTAASSQNAIEAVIHESKTVVNGSTVKLRLVNDVFINGVLIPKDNFVFGLAALNGDRLTIKISSIHYQHSIFPVDLSVYDIDGVSGIYIPGAISRDVAKESADQSIQNIGFSSYDPSLGAQAATAGITAAKSLFSRKVRLVKVTVKAGYQVLLRDEKQKQTN; encoded by the coding sequence ATGGCAACACAATCAATTAACCACAGACAAAGGAAGTTCCTTTTAGTGCTACCGGTATTGGTACTGCCGTTCATTGCCCTGCTTTTCTGGGCGATGGGTGGCGGCAGACAAAAGGAACAGGCGACGAGCCGACTTGCAGGACTGAACATGCAATTACCGGCAGCAAAGCTCAAGGATGACAGTGCCGATAACAAGTTGAGCATTTATCAGCAGGCGGAAAAAGACTCGCTGAAATTCAAACAGGCGCAAAAGGACGACCCCTATTACAAGGCAGACCCTGCACATGGCCCGGATGAACAACGGGATTCTTTGCAACGATATGATACAGGCATCGCTAATCGTCCTGTTAGCACTGCTGCCAGCCCGATATTTGCAGGTCGCTCACTGAATACAGCTGCCAATAATTTGCGCAGCAATGAGCAGCAGATCAACCAAAAACTGGAACTGCTGAACAGGCAGATCAACCAGCCGGCACCTGCTGACATCGGGAAAACAGAAAATGGCACAAACGAAGCTGCGCCCGGGCAATTAAGAGATAATGCTGCCGCAATAAATACGGCCGGATCAGAAGATCCGCAAATGGCCCAGCTCAGCAATATGCTCGATAAGATACAGGAAATTCAAAATCCGGGTCTTGTGCAGCGAAAACTGAGAGAGCAGTCAGAAAAGAACAGGGGTCAGGTTTTTGCCGTTTCAACCTTTAAAAAAGAGAACACTGTCTCTGACTTCGGAGGGACGGAAAGTTTGTTCCAGTTTAACAGCCAGTCAAACGGATTCTATTCATTTGATAACAGTACGGCAGCATCATCCCAAAATGCCATTGAAGCGGTAATACATGAATCGAAAACGGTAGTGAACGGCTCAACCGTAAAGCTCAGGCTCGTTAATGACGTATTTATTAATGGGGTGCTTATCCCGAAAGACAATTTCGTTTTTGGCCTGGCTGCATTAAACGGGGACCGGCTTACCATTAAGATCAGCAGCATTCACTATCAGCATTCCATTTTCCCTGTAGATCTTTCCGTATATGATATTGATGGCGTGAGCGGTATTTATATTCCGGGGGCAATTTCCCGTGACGTGGCGAAAGAATCGGCAGATCAAAGCATACAAAATATAGGGTTCAGCTCTTATGATCCTTCTTTGGGCGCGCAGGCGGCAACAGCTGGTATTACGGCGGCTAAAAGCCTTTTCAGCCGCAAAGTCCGCTTAGTGAAAGTAACCGTCAAAGCAGGCTACCAGGTCTTGCTGCGTGATGAAAAACAAAAACAAACCAACTAA
- the traK gene encoding conjugative transposon protein TraK codes for MKNTDTAFNHIRGFSLVFMAGCITICSVVAIKCYQMVANMQQHIYILANGKALEAVSAERKDNIPVEAKDHIRMFHYFFFTLDPDEKVIQANITKALYMADNSAEKVYRNLKEQGYYSDLISGNISQQVSIDSIEVNMNQYPYPFHCYAQEKMIRSTSIVTRSLITEGFLRNVSRSDNNPHGFLVERWNIIANKDMKTENR; via the coding sequence ATGAAAAATACAGATACAGCCTTTAACCACATCCGTGGTTTCAGCCTGGTGTTTATGGCTGGCTGCATCACCATATGCAGCGTAGTAGCCATCAAGTGTTACCAGATGGTCGCCAATATGCAACAGCATATTTATATCCTGGCCAATGGCAAAGCACTGGAAGCCGTTAGCGCCGAACGGAAAGACAATATTCCGGTAGAAGCAAAGGATCATATCCGCATGTTCCACTATTTCTTCTTCACACTTGACCCGGATGAAAAAGTCATACAGGCCAATATTACCAAAGCTCTGTACATGGCCGACAATTCGGCTGAAAAGGTATACAGGAATCTGAAGGAACAAGGTTATTACAGCGACCTGATATCAGGAAACATCAGCCAGCAGGTAAGTATTGACAGTATCGAGGTGAACATGAATCAATATCCTTATCCTTTCCATTGCTATGCACAGGAAAAAATGATCCGCTCGACCTCCATCGTAACCCGCAGCCTGATCACCGAAGGTTTTTTGCGCAATGTTTCGCGCAGCGATAACAACCCGCATGGGTTCCTGGTGGAACGATGGAACATCATTGCCAATAAGGATATGAAAACTGAAAACCGCTGA
- a CDS encoding conjugative transposon protein TraJ codes for MKTSIFRVAVIATTATLLPLFSDAEGTADSIHSLQSILEGLYDQMMPLCKPMMDIGRGIAGLAALTFIATRVWRHLAAAEPIDFYPLLRPFGIGMVIMAFPAFLSLINGVLKPTVTATAAMVGKSNGAIEVMLNEDEPSAATMSAPGNTDPDKWYQYTHPDNTTTTANNNNMADQFSGWGFKNAVKRAIYQFLNICFEAAALCIDTIRTFKLIVLAILGPLAFGLGVFDGFQHTIKQWIARYINVYLWLPVANIFGATSC; via the coding sequence ATGAAAACAAGCATTTTCAGGGTTGCTGTTATAGCAACCACAGCCACGCTTTTGCCCTTATTTTCCGATGCGGAAGGAACTGCAGACAGCATCCATAGTTTACAGAGCATCCTTGAAGGCCTGTATGATCAGATGATGCCCTTGTGTAAGCCGATGATGGATATAGGACGGGGAATTGCCGGCCTTGCAGCATTAACCTTTATTGCGACCAGAGTATGGCGTCATTTAGCGGCGGCAGAACCCATCGATTTTTACCCGCTGTTACGTCCGTTTGGTATCGGGATGGTGATCATGGCCTTTCCCGCATTCCTATCCCTGATCAATGGCGTATTAAAACCGACGGTAACGGCTACGGCGGCGATGGTCGGTAAATCTAACGGAGCTATTGAAGTCATGCTCAATGAAGATGAGCCTTCTGCGGCAACTATGTCTGCTCCCGGTAATACTGATCCCGACAAATGGTATCAGTATACGCACCCGGACAATACGACAACTACAGCCAATAATAATAATATGGCCGATCAATTTTCCGGCTGGGGCTTTAAGAACGCTGTCAAACGGGCTATTTACCAATTTTTAAACATCTGCTTTGAAGCTGCGGCATTGTGTATCGACACCATCAGGACATTCAAGCTGATCGTCCTCGCGATACTTGGCCCGCTGGCCTTCGGATTGGGCGTGTTCGATGGGTTTCAGCATACGATCAAGCAATGGATCGCCCGGTATATCAATGTTTATTTATGGCTGCCCGTTGCCAACATCTTTGGCGCTACTTCCTGCTGA